The Ziziphus jujuba cultivar Dongzao chromosome 12, ASM3175591v1 sequence tgttttaattattttgttaattgaatttttagcCACCAAGCGGAGCCGTGTGATTCAAGAGCCCGGTCTGAACTTTTGGATATCATCCTCACGAAGGTACTACGCTCCTTGCCGGCTTTTCTTGTTGTTTTCTAATGTGTGTGGTATCTAAGCGGTCGATTCGCGAGTAAATTAGTGAAAAAatccccaaaaatattttttttttttttttaaattcgtttACAATCCGTGGgtcatttggaaaaaaatataattcgtTATTGACACCCTGAAACCATGTGGGTGCagttaatttggattttttattttttattctattattttgtgGTTGTTACTGATATTTGTGGTTTGTGTAATATTTGCAGGGTGGATATGGAGTGGAAGTGGAACAATCTTCATGCACCACCCAAATAGCCTCGTCGCCCCCATTTTTCTGCGGGTCACCGCCGAGCAGAGTAGCTAACCCATTGATTCAGGATGCTCGATTTGGGGATGAGAAGGCCGCCCCATTCTCGCCGCTGTCTCCGATCCCGCATCCGAACGGTATTTCGTCGGCATCGCCGTCGGCGGCAGCGGCCTCCTCCGCAAGGAAAGGAGGCTGCGTTCGGGCCAATTTTGGGAACAAGCCGGCGGTGAGGATTGAGGGGTTCGATTGTCTTGACAGGGATAGGCGGAATTGCAGCATCCCTGCCCTGGCATGAGATAAAGAGTCCTTCATCCCAAGTCgagccaccaaaaaaaaaaaaaagtacataggAAAGCAAAAATTAAGCTAAAAGTTTCactagaaaaagaaaggaaagaaaaaatccaCAACAATCTTCATAGCATGAGAGGAATTTTGGAAATTCTCAAGGTgaggaaaagagaagaagatcCTTTTGGCTGTGTAAATATGTTTC is a genomic window containing:
- the LOC107429455 gene encoding uncharacterized protein LOC107429455, with the translated sequence MNQCGIQQNVFSVCEEMRSSSMDRRDPVVCPKPRRLGLLNSAVHDHPIRSFRWHISHQAEPCDSRARSELLDIILTKGGYGVEVEQSSCTTQIASSPPFFCGSPPSRVANPLIQDARFGDEKAAPFSPLSPIPHPNGISSASPSAAAASSARKGGCVRANFGNKPAVRIEGFDCLDRDRRNCSIPALA